GCACTAGCAGTTTGTGTTGTTGTGTAAAATACAAAGGCTAAGGCAATACAAGCACCGGCACTAATGCCGGACATAAACGATAAAAATGGACGTTTATTTGCTTTATACGTCGCTGTATTTTCTGCATAATCCGTTGCTTCAACTGGCGTGAGAGCAACAGAAGATAATTTTTGATTTTCTGATGCCATAATCAAACTCCAACTATTGAAATTGAAAAAGTTGATGAAAATTTAATACTTTTAACAAGTTTACGGCTACAAATACTTCTATAATTGGCGTTATTTTACTCTCCTCCCCTTTCATTGCAAAGAAAAGCAAAAATTATTTCAACAAAATTTGATATTTTGCAATGTTTGTTCAATTAAACAAAAAACAAACTAAATTTTTACCGCACTTTTATATCTTAATAAATAAAAAATCTGCACTCAAATTAGTTAAATATTTTCTTTAACTAATTCAAGAGCAGATTGAAGTGCGGTTATTTTTTATATTGAATTATGGATTAAAGTTTTGCTGAAAGCATGGCTTCCAATTTTTCTTGGTCAACAGCAAATTTACGAATACCCTCTGCTAATTTTTCAACAGCCATAGCATCGCTGTTATGTTGCCAGTAGAACTCAGCTTCTGTTAATGGTTGTGGTTTCGCTTTTACTTCGCCTTTATATTCTAGTTTGCGTACAAGTGCGGTTGAATTTTCTTGTAATTCTTTCAGTAATGCTGGTGCAATGGTTAAACGATCGCAACCTGCAAGTTCAGTAATTTCGCCTACATTACGGAAACTTGCGCCCATCACAACGGTGTTGTAGCCATATTCTTTGTAGTAATTGTAAATTTTGGTGACCGAAATAACGCCTGGATCTTCTGCTGGCGCATATTCTTTTTTGTCGGAGTTTGCTTTGTACCAGTCTAAAATACGACCTACAAATGGCGAAATTAAGTAAACGCCTGCTTCTGCACAAGCACGAGCTTGAGCTTCAGAGAATAATAAGGTTAAGTTACAGTTAATGCCTTCTTTTTCAAGGATTTCTGCAGCTCGGATCCCTTGCCATGTCGAAGCGATTTTAATCAAAATACGATCATTTGAAATGCCTGCTGCATTATAAAGTGCGATTAATTTACGCGCTTTTTCAACCGTTGCTTGGGTATCGTAAGAAAGGCGAGCATCTACTTCTGTTGAAATGCGTCCTGGAACAATTTTTAAAATTTCTAAGCCGATGTTTACCGCTAATTTATCTTCTGCATCAATTAATTGTTGCACCTTGTCTGCACTTTGTGCTTTTGCATAAGCAAGCGCTTCATCAATTAATGGGGCGTATTGTGGTAATGCTGAAGCACTTAGAATTAATGATGGG
The Haemophilus influenzae DNA segment above includes these coding regions:
- the tal gene encoding transaldolase, producing MTTQLDSLRNMTVVVADTGDIDAIKKYQPQDATTNPSLILSASALPQYAPLIDEALAYAKAQSADKVQQLIDAEDKLAVNIGLEILKIVPGRISTEVDARLSYDTQATVEKARKLIALYNAAGISNDRILIKIASTWQGIRAAEILEKEGINCNLTLLFSEAQARACAEAGVYLISPFVGRILDWYKANSDKKEYAPAEDPGVISVTKIYNYYKEYGYNTVVMGASFRNVGEITELAGCDRLTIAPALLKELQENSTALVRKLEYKGEVKAKPQPLTEAEFYWQHNSDAMAVEKLAEGIRKFAVDQEKLEAMLSAKL